From a region of the Gordonia sp. PP30 genome:
- a CDS encoding helix-turn-helix domain-containing protein yields MTQSSLLRKVGYRPSEVADATGFSLRTIRRRIAEGELVAYRSGAAIIVYPEDLETWLRSLPRVATGDAA; encoded by the coding sequence ATGACGCAGAGCAGTCTGTTGAGGAAGGTCGGCTACCGGCCGAGCGAAGTCGCGGATGCGACGGGGTTCAGCCTCCGCACGATCCGTCGCAGGATCGCAGAGGGCGAGCTCGTCGCGTACCGAAGTGGCGCGGCGATCATCGTGTACCCGGAGGACCTGGAGACGTGGTTGCGATCGCTGCCGCGCGTGGCGACGGGAGACGCGGCATGA